Proteins from one Escherichia coli genomic window:
- the glmS gene encoding methylaspartate mutase subunit S, with protein MKKATLVIGVIGADCHAVGNKVLDRVFSNHDFRVINLGVMVSQDEYIDAAIETGADAIVVSSIYGHGDIDCLGMRERCIERGLGDILLYVGGNLVVGKHDFADVETKFKEMGFDRVFSPSHDLEDVCQLMAHDINQRHDVDTRILEEAI; from the coding sequence ATGAAGAAAGCAACACTTGTGATTGGCGTTATTGGCGCGGACTGCCATGCAGTAGGCAATAAAGTTCTGGACCGCGTTTTTAGCAACCATGACTTCAGAGTCATTAATCTGGGCGTAATGGTCAGCCAGGACGAATATATTGATGCTGCCATTGAAACTGGCGCTGACGCAATTGTCGTCTCCTCTATCTATGGGCATGGCGATATCGACTGTCTGGGCATGCGCGAACGCTGCATTGAGCGTGGCTTGGGGGACATCCTGCTCTATGTGGGCGGCAACCTGGTGGTCGGAAAACATGACTTCGCTGACGTGGAAACCAAGTTCAAAGAGATGGGATTTGATCGCGTCTTTTCCCCAAGTCATGACTTAGAAGATGTTTGTCAGCTGATGGCCCACGATATCAACCAACGTCATGACGTTGATACTCGCATTCTTGAAGAGGCAATCTGA
- the cydA gene encoding cytochrome ubiquinol oxidase subunit I — MLDIVELSRLQFALTAMYHFLFVPLTLGMAFLLAIMETVYVLSGKQIYKDMTKFWGKLFGINFALGVATGLTMEFQFGTNWSYYSHYVGDIFGAPLAIEGLMAFFLESTFVGLFFFGWDRLGKVQHMCVTWLVALGSNLSALWILVANGWMQNPIASDFNFETMRMEMVSFSELVLNPVAQVKFVHTVASGYVTGAMFILGISAWYMLKGRDFAFAKRSFAIAASFGMAAVLSVIVLGDESGYEMGDVQKTKLAAIEAEWETQPAPAAFTLFGIPDQEEETNKFAIQIPYALGIIATRSVDTPVIGLKELMVQHEERIRNGMKAYSLLEQLRSGSTDQAVRDQFNSMKKDLGYGLLLKRYTPNVADATEAQIQQATKDSIPRVAPLYFAFRIMVACGFLLLAIIALSFWSVIRNRIGEKKWLLRAALYGIPLPWIAVEAGWFVAEYGRQPWAIGEVLPTAVANSSLTAGDLIFSMVLICGLYTLFLVAELFLMFKFARLGPSSLKTGRYHFEQSSTTTQPAR; from the coding sequence ATGTTAGATATAGTCGAACTGTCGCGCTTACAGTTTGCCTTGACCGCGATGTACCACTTCCTTTTTGTGCCACTGACGCTCGGTATGGCGTTCCTGCTGGCCATTATGGAAACGGTCTACGTCCTTTCCGGCAAACAGATTTATAAAGATATGACCAAGTTCTGGGGCAAGTTGTTTGGTATCAACTTCGCTCTGGGGGTGGCAACCGGTCTGACCATGGAGTTCCAGTTCGGGACTAACTGGTCTTACTATTCCCACTATGTAGGGGATATCTTCGGTGCGCCGCTGGCAATCGAAGGTCTGATGGCCTTCTTCCTCGAATCCACCTTTGTAGGTCTGTTCTTCTTCGGTTGGGATCGTCTGGGTAAAGTTCAGCATATGTGTGTCACCTGGCTGGTGGCGCTTGGTTCAAACCTGTCCGCACTGTGGATTCTGGTTGCGAACGGCTGGATGCAAAACCCAATCGCATCCGATTTCAACTTTGAAACTATGCGTATGGAGATGGTGAGCTTCTCCGAGCTGGTGCTTAACCCGGTTGCTCAGGTGAAATTCGTTCACACTGTAGCGTCTGGTTATGTGACTGGCGCGATGTTCATCCTTGGTATCAGCGCATGGTATATGTTGAAAGGTCGTGACTTCGCCTTTGCTAAACGCTCCTTTGCTATCGCTGCCAGCTTCGGTATGGCTGCCGTTCTGTCTGTTATTGTTCTGGGTGATGAATCCGGTTATGAAATGGGCGACGTGCAGAAAACCAAACTGGCTGCTATTGAAGCCGAGTGGGAAACGCAACCTGCACCTGCTGCCTTTACTCTGTTCGGCATTCCTGATCAGGAAGAGGAGACGAACAAATTTGCTATCCAGATCCCTTACGCGCTGGGCATCATTGCAACGCGTTCCGTGGATACCCCGGTTATCGGCCTGAAAGAGCTGATGGTGCAGCATGAAGAACGCATCCGTAACGGGATGAAGGCGTACTCTCTGCTCGAGCAACTGCGTTCTGGTTCTACTGACCAGGCGGTTCGTGACCAGTTCAATAGCATGAAGAAAGACCTCGGTTACGGTCTGTTGCTGAAACGCTACACGCCAAACGTGGCGGATGCGACTGAAGCGCAGATTCAACAGGCAACCAAAGACTCCATTCCACGTGTAGCGCCGCTGTACTTCGCGTTCCGTATCATGGTGGCGTGTGGCTTCCTGCTGCTGGCAATCATCGCGCTCTCTTTCTGGAGTGTCATCCGCAACCGTATTGGCGAGAAAAAATGGCTGCTGCGCGCCGCACTGTACGGTATTCCGCTGCCGTGGATTGCTGTAGAAGCGGGCTGGTTCGTGGCTGAATATGGTCGCCAACCTTGGGCTATCGGTGAAGTGCTGCCGACAGCTGTAGCGAACTCGTCACTGACCGCAGGCGACCTCATCTTCTCGATGGTGCTGATTTGTGGCCTGTATACCCTGTTCCTGGTGGCAGAATTGTTCTTAATGTTCAAGTTTGCACGCCTCGGCCCAAGCAGCCTGAAAACCGGTCGCTATCACTTTGAGCAGTCTTCCACGACTACTCAGCCGGCACGCTAA